A single region of the Paramicrobacterium fandaimingii genome encodes:
- the fni gene encoding type 2 isopentenyl-diphosphate Delta-isomerase has product MSGDRKDDHVRLATEQNRGRARLNEFDDVRFVHHALGASDIDAVSLATRIGPLALPLPLYINGMTGGSESTALINRDLGIVAKETGVAIASGSMSPVFKDSSTTEGFRAIRDENPNGTVFANLSANASVDNARAAVDIMRADALQIHINSVQELVMPEGDRAFSHWPENIARIADALDVPVIVKEVGFGMSGGTVAQLAGLGVGIVDVSGRGGTDFAAIENARRTGADFSILSGWGQSAIVGLLDSRDAAAEANVSLLASGGVRTPLDAVRALALGARAVGVAGSFLRVLKDEGVDALIGEITRWTDQIRSIIALLGQTSVSGLAETDVVISGDVRDFCDARGIDTTRYARRSENRGGPRS; this is encoded by the coding sequence ATGAGCGGTGATCGCAAAGACGATCATGTGCGTCTGGCCACAGAGCAGAATCGGGGTCGAGCCCGCCTCAACGAATTCGACGACGTGCGCTTCGTGCACCACGCACTCGGCGCTTCAGACATTGATGCGGTGTCGCTGGCGACGCGCATCGGGCCGCTCGCGCTCCCGCTTCCTCTTTACATCAACGGCATGACCGGGGGAAGCGAATCAACGGCGCTCATCAATCGAGACCTCGGCATCGTCGCGAAAGAGACCGGCGTGGCCATCGCCTCCGGGTCGATGAGCCCCGTCTTCAAAGACTCGTCGACAACCGAGGGGTTCCGCGCGATCAGGGATGAGAACCCCAACGGCACGGTGTTTGCGAACCTGAGTGCCAATGCGAGCGTCGACAACGCACGCGCCGCCGTCGACATCATGCGCGCCGACGCGCTCCAGATTCACATCAACAGCGTTCAAGAGCTCGTGATGCCCGAGGGTGATCGTGCGTTCTCGCATTGGCCCGAGAACATCGCCCGAATTGCCGACGCCCTCGACGTGCCCGTCATCGTCAAAGAGGTCGGCTTCGGTATGAGCGGTGGCACCGTCGCGCAGCTCGCCGGGCTGGGCGTCGGCATCGTCGACGTCAGCGGCCGTGGCGGCACCGATTTCGCCGCGATCGAGAACGCGCGTCGCACCGGGGCGGACTTCAGCATCCTCTCTGGCTGGGGACAATCGGCGATCGTCGGCCTGCTTGATTCGCGGGATGCTGCGGCTGAAGCGAACGTCTCGCTTCTCGCCTCAGGCGGCGTTCGCACCCCGCTTGACGCGGTTCGGGCGCTGGCGCTCGGTGCTCGGGCGGTGGGCGTCGCCGGCAGCTTTCTGCGGGTGCTCAAAGACGAGGGCGTCGATGCTCTCATCGGGGAGATCACGCGTTGGACCGACCAGATTCGCTCAATCATCGCGCTGCTCGGGCAGACGTCGGTGTCGGGGCTTGCCGAAACGGACGTCGTGATCAGCGGAGACGTTCGCGACTTCTGCGACGCTCGAGGTATCGACACGACACGGTACGCGCGGCGCAGCGAGAACCGAGGAGGCCCCCGCTCATGA
- a CDS encoding hydroxymethylglutaryl-CoA reductase, translating to MTDTMFAPVPMRWLGPVRVSGNVMTGEQEVPLATYETTLWPSVRRGAHVSTMVDGGIQATLIDERMARSVIFEADDAAAALAAARRIEADVAALQAVVSETSRFATLIDVHHQIVGNLLFLRFEFTTGDAAGHNMVTLASDKLMAHILQSETSLRYSSISGNYCTDKKASAVNGILGRGKNVVTEIVIPEEILRRRLRTSAEKMAQLNVRKNLIGGAIAGSLRSANAHYANMLLGFYLATGQDAANIVEGSQGFTHAEVRGDDLYFSCTIPNLIVGSVGNGKGLDVVTENLRRLGCSEQREPGENARRLAALCAATVLCGELSLMAAQTNPGELMAAHLQFERTDR from the coding sequence ATGACGGATACCATGTTCGCTCCCGTGCCGATGCGGTGGCTCGGCCCCGTGAGAGTCAGCGGAAACGTGATGACGGGTGAGCAGGAAGTTCCGCTGGCCACGTACGAAACCACGCTGTGGCCGTCTGTGCGCCGCGGAGCGCACGTGTCGACGATGGTCGATGGCGGAATTCAGGCGACATTGATCGATGAGCGCATGGCGCGTTCGGTCATTTTCGAGGCAGACGACGCGGCGGCGGCGCTCGCCGCTGCACGCCGCATCGAGGCCGATGTTGCGGCTCTTCAGGCCGTTGTCAGCGAGACGAGTCGCTTCGCCACTCTGATTGACGTGCACCACCAGATCGTGGGAAACCTGCTGTTTCTCCGCTTCGAATTCACAACAGGCGACGCGGCGGGCCACAACATGGTCACATTGGCGTCAGACAAGCTCATGGCGCACATTCTGCAGTCAGAGACCTCGCTTCGCTACAGCTCGATCTCGGGAAACTACTGCACAGACAAGAAGGCCTCCGCCGTGAACGGCATTCTGGGGCGCGGCAAAAACGTTGTGACCGAGATCGTCATTCCCGAGGAGATCCTCCGCCGTCGCCTGCGCACGAGTGCCGAGAAGATGGCGCAGCTCAACGTTCGAAAAAACCTCATCGGCGGCGCGATCGCTGGCAGTCTGCGCTCGGCAAACGCGCACTACGCGAACATGCTGCTCGGCTTCTACCTCGCAACCGGCCAGGATGCCGCGAACATCGTCGAGGGCTCGCAGGGTTTCACACACGCCGAGGTACGTGGCGACGACCTGTACTTCTCGTGCACGATTCCGAACCTCATCGTCGGCTCGGTCGGAAATGGAAAAGGGCTCGATGTCGTCACCGAGAACCTCAGACGACTCGGATGCTCAGAGCAGCGTGAGCCGGGCGAGAACGCCCGTCGGCTCGCCGCGCTGTGCGCGGCGACGGTGCTCTGCGGAGAACTGTCGCTCATGGCCGCACAGACAAACCCGGGCGAGCTCATGGCCGCCCACCTTCAGTTCGAAAGGACCGACCGATGA
- a CDS encoding hydroxymethylglutaryl-CoA synthase, with amino-acid sequence MTTGIHDISAATGSLVFALADLAEHEGIDVAKYHRGIGQTEMSLTAEDEDIVTMAARAAAPIIERHGTEGLRTVIFATESGIDQSKAASVFLHRLLRLPRTVRVVEVKEACYSATAAIQFALGIVSRRPDERVLVIASDVARYELNSSGEATQGAGAVAMLVSDDPAVLEVEPVSGVWTDDVWDFWRPNDRSTALVDGRYSVQVYLESLEGAWNDYRAHGGAEFSSFARVCYHQPFTRMAVKGQQRLAHIADPDGESADIDRLADTVEYNARIGNSYTASIYLAFLSLLDNGPDLSGERIGFFSYGSGAVGEFFGGVLVPGYKSQLRTEELQSMLAARRPIGYDEYRHRHIAYDRVGDFETADETHGDVRFAGVEQHKRLYEAR; translated from the coding sequence ATGACCACCGGTATCCACGACATCTCGGCTGCAACGGGCAGCCTCGTCTTCGCGCTTGCAGATCTGGCAGAGCACGAAGGCATTGACGTGGCCAAATACCACCGTGGCATCGGCCAGACCGAGATGAGCCTCACGGCAGAAGACGAAGACATCGTGACGATGGCCGCTCGTGCTGCCGCGCCCATCATCGAAAGGCATGGCACCGAGGGTCTTCGCACCGTCATCTTCGCAACGGAATCGGGCATCGATCAGTCGAAGGCGGCATCCGTCTTTCTGCATCGCCTCCTCAGGCTTCCGCGCACCGTTCGGGTCGTCGAGGTGAAGGAAGCCTGCTATTCGGCGACAGCCGCAATTCAATTTGCCCTCGGAATCGTCTCACGACGCCCAGACGAGCGGGTTCTTGTGATCGCGAGCGATGTTGCGCGGTACGAGCTCAACTCGAGTGGCGAGGCCACTCAGGGCGCCGGTGCCGTGGCCATGCTGGTCTCTGACGACCCGGCGGTGCTCGAGGTCGAGCCCGTCTCCGGCGTCTGGACGGACGACGTCTGGGACTTCTGGCGCCCGAACGATCGCAGTACGGCGCTTGTCGACGGCCGGTATTCCGTGCAGGTGTACCTCGAATCACTCGAAGGGGCGTGGAATGACTATCGCGCACACGGCGGCGCTGAATTCTCGAGCTTTGCGCGGGTGTGCTACCACCAGCCGTTCACACGCATGGCGGTGAAGGGGCAGCAGCGGCTTGCCCACATCGCCGATCCCGACGGCGAAAGCGCCGACATCGATCGGCTTGCCGACACCGTCGAGTACAACGCGCGCATCGGCAACAGCTATACAGCATCCATCTATCTCGCTTTTCTCTCGCTCCTCGACAACGGCCCGGATCTCTCGGGGGAGCGCATCGGGTTCTTCAGCTATGGCTCCGGTGCTGTCGGTGAGTTCTTCGGCGGAGTGCTCGTGCCCGGGTACAAGAGCCAGCTCCGCACAGAGGAGCTGCAGAGCATGCTCGCAGCCCGCCGACCCATCGGCTACGACGAATACCGCCACCGCCACATTGCCTACGATCGCGTCGGCGACTTCGAGACCGCAGACGAAACACACGGTGATGTGCGCTTTGCGGGCGTCGAGCAGCACAAGCGTCTGTACGAGGCGCGCTGA
- the gltX gene encoding glutamate--tRNA ligase encodes MSLAASYPFSPATGTDVRVRFCPSPTGTPHVGLIRTALFNWAYARHTGGKLVFRIEDTDAARDSEESYAQILEGLRWLNIDWDEGIDVGGPNGPYRQSQRSDLYAGVIEKLTASGHLYESFSTAEEIAARNVAAGRPAEHGYDNVDRDLIDEQKAAFRAEGRQPALRLRVPDEDLSFTDLVRGDITFPAGSFIDFVVVRPNGKPLYTFVNPVDDALMGVTHVLRGEDLLPSTPRQIALYRALIDVGLTTFVPRFGHLPTVLGEGNKKLSKRNPESNLFHHRDRGFVPEGLDNYLALLGWGYSADRDVFTLDEMVERFDITDVNPNPARFDLKKAESINGDHIRMLQVDDFAARCVPYLVEAGILTEPLSDRQREILAQAAPLVQTRMSLLGDAPGMLGFLFTDAAAIEFQPDALKSLPKNATEVLTAALDVLRVSDDWSAEALQQVLADALVERLELKPRIAYGPLRVAVSGRRVSPPLFESMEILGKTDSLARLERLVAHLGE; translated from the coding sequence ATGTCACTCGCAGCCTCATACCCATTCTCCCCGGCCACCGGCACAGACGTACGTGTGCGTTTCTGCCCGTCGCCCACCGGCACCCCGCATGTCGGCCTCATTCGCACAGCCCTGTTCAACTGGGCATACGCCCGCCATACGGGCGGAAAGCTCGTCTTCCGCATCGAAGACACGGATGCCGCGAGAGACAGCGAAGAGAGCTATGCGCAGATTCTCGAGGGACTGCGCTGGCTGAACATCGACTGGGACGAAGGCATTGACGTCGGCGGGCCAAACGGGCCGTACCGTCAGTCGCAGCGCTCCGATCTCTATGCTGGTGTGATCGAGAAGCTCACGGCATCCGGCCATCTCTACGAGAGCTTTTCGACGGCGGAGGAGATCGCGGCGCGCAATGTCGCGGCTGGCCGTCCGGCCGAGCACGGCTACGATAATGTCGACCGCGATCTCATTGACGAGCAGAAGGCGGCTTTCCGCGCCGAGGGGCGCCAACCGGCGCTGCGTCTGCGGGTGCCAGACGAAGATCTCTCGTTCACCGATCTCGTGCGTGGAGACATCACGTTCCCGGCCGGATCGTTCATTGACTTCGTTGTTGTGCGCCCTAACGGCAAGCCGCTCTACACGTTCGTGAACCCGGTGGACGACGCTCTCATGGGCGTGACGCACGTGTTGCGCGGCGAAGACCTTCTGCCCTCGACGCCGCGTCAGATTGCGCTGTACCGCGCGCTGATCGACGTCGGGCTGACGACGTTCGTTCCCCGTTTCGGGCACCTCCCCACCGTGCTGGGTGAGGGCAACAAGAAGCTCTCCAAGCGCAACCCCGAGTCAAACCTCTTTCACCACCGAGACCGCGGCTTCGTTCCCGAGGGGCTCGACAACTATCTGGCGCTGCTTGGCTGGGGATACTCTGCCGATCGCGACGTCTTCACACTCGACGAGATGGTTGAGCGATTCGACATCACAGATGTGAACCCCAACCCCGCCCGCTTCGACCTCAAGAAGGCTGAATCGATCAACGGCGACCACATTCGGATGCTGCAGGTCGACGACTTCGCAGCACGCTGTGTTCCGTACCTTGTCGAGGCAGGCATTCTCACCGAGCCGCTCAGCGACCGCCAACGCGAGATTCTAGCGCAGGCGGCACCGCTCGTGCAGACCCGCATGAGCCTGCTCGGGGATGCACCGGGAATGCTCGGCTTTCTCTTCACTGACGCTGCCGCGATCGAGTTTCAGCCCGACGCCCTGAAGTCGCTGCCGAAGAATGCGACAGAGGTGCTCACGGCGGCGCTCGACGTTCTGCGCGTCAGCGACGACTGGAGCGCCGAGGCTCTGCAGCAGGTGCTCGCCGATGCTCTCGTTGAGAGACTCGAGCTGAAGCCGCGCATCGCCTACGGCCCGCTGCGTGTCGCGGTGTCCGGCCGTCGCGTGTCGCCTCCCTTGTTCGAGTCCATGGAGATTCTCGGAAAGACCGATTCGCTCGCTCGTCTCGAGCGCTTGGTGGCGCACCTGGGGGAGTGA